From Bradyrhizobium symbiodeficiens, the proteins below share one genomic window:
- a CDS encoding branched-chain amino acid ABC transporter permease encodes MRAFQILIDGFAISALYALGATGFTLIFGVSGVLNLSHGAIMVAAAVAAWAAASVLGVGTYVGALIGVAVALLTAFATYFAVVKPIQDSRRIPNEEKEIFVLTGTLLWGIMIQELIAYFFTNNAKTVLPIVEGVVEILGVRTPQNEIFTAIVCCLVIALLWLLVNRTRIGKAVLAASMNPRGVTLLGLELTNIYVVVWAIYGILAGIAGVLLGMFLGVSSYSVGPLTASAFSIVVLGGLGSVSGSLIAAFVVGYLETLTAYLVSPAYRTIPALLLLVFVMYIRPQGLLGRR; translated from the coding sequence ATGCGAGCCTTCCAGATCTTGATCGATGGCTTTGCCATCAGCGCTCTCTACGCTCTCGGTGCCACCGGCTTTACCCTGATCTTCGGCGTCTCGGGCGTGCTCAACCTCTCTCACGGTGCCATCATGGTCGCGGCAGCGGTGGCGGCCTGGGCCGCGGCCAGCGTGCTTGGTGTCGGCACCTATGTCGGCGCGCTGATCGGAGTGGCGGTCGCGCTCCTCACCGCGTTTGCCACCTATTTCGCGGTGGTGAAGCCGATCCAGGACTCCCGGCGCATTCCCAATGAGGAGAAGGAGATCTTCGTTCTCACGGGAACGCTGCTCTGGGGCATCATGATCCAGGAGCTGATCGCCTATTTCTTCACCAACAACGCCAAGACCGTGCTGCCGATCGTCGAGGGCGTCGTCGAGATCCTCGGCGTCCGCACGCCGCAAAACGAGATCTTCACGGCGATCGTGTGCTGCCTCGTCATCGCGCTGCTGTGGCTTCTGGTGAACCGCACCCGCATCGGCAAAGCCGTGCTGGCGGCCTCGATGAACCCGCGCGGCGTCACGCTGCTCGGGCTCGAGCTCACCAACATCTACGTCGTGGTGTGGGCGATCTACGGCATTCTCGCCGGCATCGCCGGCGTGCTGCTCGGCATGTTCCTCGGCGTCAGCTCCTACAGCGTCGGACCGTTGACGGCGAGCGCGTTCTCGATCGTCGTGCTCGGCGGCCTCGGCAGCGTCTCCGGCTCGCTGATCGCCGCCTTCGTGGTCGGCTATCTCGAGACGCTGACGGCCTACCTCGTCTCGCCGGCCTATCGCACCATCCCGGCGCTGCTGCTGCTCGTGTTCGTGATGTACATCCGGCCTCAAGGCCTGCTGGGGAGGCGCTGA
- the uvrA gene encoding excinuclease ABC subunit UvrA, with amino-acid sequence MDDQPGRPDSLMQDDGFVRVRGAREHNLRNVDVRIPRNALVVFTGVSGSGKSSLAFGTIYAEAQRRYLESVSPYARRLFHQMQIPEVDDIEGLPPAVALQQQRGSPTTRSSVGSVTTISNLLRMLYSRAGDYPRGQPMLYAESFSPNTPEGACPTCHGIGRMLDVTEKSMVPDDTKTIRERAVAAWPSAWQGQNLRDILTTLGYDVDKPWRELPKKDRDWILFTDEQPTVPVYAGYDAAEVKRALRRKEDPSYQGTFTGARRYVMQTYAKSESAMMKRRVAQFMIIRDCPICHGTRLKPEALKVKFAGRNIAEISHLPLKQLHEVIRPFARPSADKSEKTVVAMRICEDLSARLAVLLDLGLGYLACERSTPTLSPGELQRLRLATQVRSNLFGVVYVLDEPSAGLHPADTEALLRALDRLKHAGNSIFVVEHEIEVIRHADWLVDVGPDAGEGGGLILYSGPPEGLGEIEQSRTAHYLARPRKKLPAIRREPKGHLKLRGVTRNNLRGLDVDIPLGVIAGITGVSGSGKSSLISQFLVETVAAHLGHTLATDTDDDSLAPTVETLGGKIVAGLDRINRLVVVDQKPIGRTPRSNLATYTGLFDHVRKLFAATPQAKSRRYDAGRFSFNVAKGRCATCNGEGFVCVELLFLPSVYAPCPTCKGARYNDKTLEVKIDGKSIADVLAMRVDEAFDFFRDDATLNRSLSVVREVGLGYIRLGQSATELSGGEAQRIKLATELMRPQRGHTLYVLDEPTTGLHPRDVERLIAQLDRIVDAGNSVIVVEHDMDVVAHSDRVIDLGPGAGDEGGRIVASGTPDQVATAGGKTAPYLARRLSQ; translated from the coding sequence ATGGACGATCAACCGGGACGGCCCGACAGCCTGATGCAGGACGACGGCTTCGTGCGGGTGCGCGGGGCGCGCGAGCACAATCTCAGGAACGTCGACGTCAGGATTCCGCGCAACGCCCTCGTCGTGTTCACGGGCGTGTCGGGCTCCGGAAAATCCTCGCTCGCCTTTGGAACGATCTACGCCGAGGCGCAGCGGCGCTATCTGGAGTCGGTGTCGCCCTATGCGCGGCGCCTGTTCCACCAGATGCAGATCCCCGAGGTCGACGACATCGAGGGCCTGCCGCCCGCGGTCGCGCTCCAGCAACAGCGCGGCTCGCCGACGACGCGGTCGTCGGTCGGCAGCGTCACCACCATCTCGAACCTGCTCAGGATGCTCTATTCGCGCGCCGGCGATTATCCGCGGGGGCAGCCGATGCTCTATGCGGAATCGTTCTCGCCGAACACGCCCGAGGGCGCCTGCCCAACCTGCCACGGCATCGGCCGGATGCTCGACGTCACCGAGAAATCGATGGTGCCCGACGACACCAAGACGATCCGCGAGCGCGCCGTCGCGGCCTGGCCGAGCGCCTGGCAGGGACAGAACCTCCGGGACATCCTGACGACGCTTGGCTACGACGTCGACAAGCCCTGGCGGGAGCTGCCCAAAAAAGACCGCGACTGGATCCTGTTCACCGATGAGCAGCCGACTGTGCCTGTCTATGCCGGTTATGACGCCGCCGAGGTCAAGCGCGCCCTTCGCCGCAAGGAAGACCCTAGCTATCAGGGCACCTTCACCGGCGCCAGGCGCTACGTGATGCAGACCTACGCCAAGTCCGAGAGTGCGATGATGAAGCGCCGCGTCGCGCAATTCATGATCATCCGGGACTGCCCGATCTGCCACGGCACAAGGCTGAAGCCCGAGGCGCTCAAGGTGAAGTTCGCCGGGCGCAACATCGCCGAAATATCGCACCTGCCGCTGAAGCAGTTGCACGAAGTGATCAGGCCGTTTGCGAGACCTTCGGCCGACAAATCGGAGAAGACCGTCGTCGCGATGCGCATCTGCGAGGATCTGTCCGCGCGCCTTGCCGTCCTGCTCGACCTCGGCCTCGGCTATCTCGCCTGCGAACGCAGCACGCCGACCCTGTCGCCGGGCGAGCTGCAGCGCCTGCGTCTGGCGACGCAGGTCCGCTCCAACCTGTTCGGCGTGGTTTACGTGCTCGACGAGCCCTCCGCAGGCCTGCACCCGGCCGACACCGAGGCGCTGCTGCGGGCGCTGGACCGGCTGAAGCACGCCGGCAATTCCATCTTCGTGGTCGAGCACGAGATCGAGGTGATCAGGCATGCCGACTGGCTGGTGGATGTCGGCCCCGATGCCGGCGAGGGCGGCGGGCTCATCCTCTACAGCGGACCGCCGGAAGGGCTCGGCGAGATCGAGCAATCGCGCACCGCGCACTACCTTGCACGTCCGCGCAAGAAACTGCCGGCGATCCGCCGCGAGCCGAAGGGACATCTGAAGCTCCGGGGCGTGACCCGCAACAATCTGCGCGGCCTCGACGTCGACATTCCGCTCGGTGTCATCGCCGGCATCACCGGCGTGTCCGGCTCCGGCAAGTCGAGCCTGATCAGCCAATTCCTCGTCGAGACCGTGGCCGCGCATCTCGGCCATACGCTTGCCACCGATACGGACGACGACAGCCTCGCCCCGACGGTCGAGACGCTTGGCGGCAAGATCGTTGCCGGACTTGACCGGATCAATCGTCTCGTCGTCGTCGACCAGAAGCCGATCGGCCGCACGCCGCGATCCAACCTTGCGACCTATACCGGCCTGTTCGACCATGTCCGGAAGCTGTTCGCGGCAACGCCTCAGGCCAAGTCGCGACGCTACGATGCCGGGCGCTTCTCGTTCAATGTTGCGAAGGGGCGCTGCGCGACCTGCAATGGCGAAGGCTTCGTCTGCGTCGAGTTGCTGTTCCTGCCCAGCGTCTACGCGCCTTGCCCGACCTGCAAGGGCGCGCGCTACAACGACAAGACGCTCGAGGTGAAGATCGACGGAAAATCCATCGCGGACGTGCTGGCGATGCGCGTGGACGAGGCCTTCGACTTCTTCCGCGACGATGCCACGCTGAACCGGTCGCTGTCGGTCGTCCGCGAAGTCGGTCTCGGCTATATCCGCCTCGGCCAGTCCGCGACCGAACTGTCCGGCGGCGAGGCGCAGCGGATCAAGCTGGCGACCGAGCTGATGCGCCCGCAACGCGGCCACACGCTCTATGTGCTTGACGAGCCCACCACCGGCTTGCACCCGCGCGACGTCGAGCGGCTGATCGCCCAGCTCGATCGGATCGTCGATGCCGGCAACAGCGTGATCGTGGTCGAGCACGACATGGACGTCGTGGCCCATAGCGACAGGGTCATCGATCTCGGCCCCGGCGCCGGTGACGAGGGCGGCCGCATCGTCGCATCGGGAACGCCGGACCAGGTCGCCACAGCCGGCGGCAAGACGGCGCCTTATCTGGCGCGGCGCTTGTCGCAATAG
- a CDS encoding ATP-binding cassette domain-containing protein: MDMRLSNRAVLEVRGLTKRFGGLTAVKNLGFEVNSGEIFGLIGPNGSGKSTAMKSVMGIERPTSGEVIFEGENVAGLPAHKIARKGFGMVFQHSRPLNRQTVLENILVALLPDSLFMLFPDKALVERAKWIAERVGLGDVMNRRPPTLPFADLRRLELAKAIARDPKVVLVDEPFAGLTRAEVDIFSELIRSFRDEGRAVMLVDHNVKSVAALVDRVLAMYLGEEIVTGKAEDVMKNETVRKVYLGGALETHARPETGFKDQVPLLQVENVSVFYGKAQALENVSIHVHEGEFVSIVGLNGAGKTTLFNTISGFLPYTGEIVRGGDKLRGTSPAKIARSGLVQCPESRELFGEMSVRENLDLGGQHLSDDERAKQLAWLFELFPILKERQGQMAQTLSGGEQQMLAIGRALMMQPQILILDEPTLGLAPVILEQLSKALEKLRQTTAITVLLGEQNVTFALPHADRVYVLEHARIVWEGDPGRFASEAGADFL, encoded by the coding sequence ATGGATATGAGGCTTTCAAACCGGGCCGTGCTCGAAGTCCGCGGACTGACCAAGCGTTTCGGCGGCCTGACCGCAGTGAAGAACCTGGGCTTCGAGGTCAACAGCGGCGAGATCTTCGGCCTGATCGGACCGAACGGATCGGGCAAATCGACCGCGATGAAGAGCGTGATGGGGATCGAACGCCCGACCTCGGGCGAGGTGATCTTCGAGGGCGAGAACGTCGCCGGCCTGCCCGCGCACAAGATCGCGCGCAAGGGCTTCGGCATGGTGTTCCAGCACTCGCGTCCCCTGAACCGCCAGACGGTGCTGGAGAACATCCTTGTCGCGCTGCTGCCGGACAGCCTGTTCATGCTGTTCCCGGACAAGGCGCTGGTCGAGCGCGCCAAGTGGATCGCCGAGCGCGTCGGGCTCGGCGATGTGATGAACCGCCGCCCGCCGACGCTGCCCTTTGCGGATCTGCGCCGGCTCGAACTTGCGAAAGCGATCGCGCGCGACCCCAAGGTCGTCCTGGTCGACGAACCCTTCGCAGGACTGACACGGGCCGAGGTCGACATCTTCTCCGAGCTGATCCGAAGTTTCCGCGACGAGGGCCGCGCGGTGATGCTCGTCGACCACAACGTCAAGAGCGTCGCCGCGCTGGTCGACCGCGTGCTCGCGATGTATCTCGGCGAGGAGATCGTCACCGGCAAGGCCGAGGACGTGATGAAGAACGAAACGGTACGGAAGGTCTATCTCGGCGGCGCCCTCGAGACCCATGCGCGGCCCGAGACCGGCTTCAAGGACCAGGTGCCGCTGCTCCAGGTCGAGAATGTCAGCGTATTCTACGGCAAGGCGCAGGCGCTGGAGAACGTCTCAATCCACGTTCACGAGGGCGAGTTCGTCTCCATCGTCGGCCTCAACGGCGCCGGCAAGACCACGCTGTTCAACACCATCTCCGGCTTCCTGCCCTATACCGGCGAGATCGTGCGCGGCGGCGACAAACTGCGCGGCACCAGTCCGGCGAAGATCGCGCGCAGCGGCCTCGTGCAGTGCCCGGAATCGCGGGAGCTGTTCGGCGAGATGAGCGTGCGGGAGAACCTCGATCTCGGCGGACAGCACCTGTCCGACGACGAGCGCGCCAAGCAGCTTGCCTGGCTGTTCGAGCTGTTCCCGATCCTGAAGGAACGCCAGGGCCAGATGGCGCAGACGCTCTCGGGCGGCGAGCAGCAGATGCTGGCGATCGGCCGCGCGCTGATGATGCAGCCGCAGATCCTGATCCTGGACGAGCCGACGCTGGGCCTTGCCCCCGTCATCCTCGAGCAATTGTCCAAGGCGCTGGAGAAGTTGCGGCAGACCACGGCGATCACGGTGCTGCTCGGCGAGCAGAACGTCACCTTCGCGCTGCCGCATGCCGACCGCGTCTACGTGCTGGAGCATGCCAGGATCGTCTGGGAGGGCGATCCCGGCCGCTTCGCAAGCGAGGCCGGCGCGGATTTTCTCTAG
- a CDS encoding ABC transporter substrate-binding protein: MTLGVAATTAMMTASSAAKAADPIKIGVIAEAQAIAGASIPQAAQLAADEINAKGGVEGRKIEIVSYDNHSSSADSVRAFQRAVNEDKVNAVIASYISEVVLALEPWASRLKTPFVTPGAASNEISKSVHSDYAKNKYTFHGYLTSAALALSVCDAAKDLLVDKMHMKTAVIMSEDAAWTKPLDTGYEECLPKIGLKVLDHVRFSPDTTDFTPIFNKIEGSKPDVIITGISHVGVQPTVQWKNQQVPIPMFGISSQATNETFGKDTNQAAEGVLYQGVSGPGVAVTPKSVPFAEAFKKKFGNYPSYAGYTAYDEVYYIADAVKRAGSTDADKLVDALEKTDWEGTIGRVQFYGKDDPFTHSIKYGKGLITGLMLQWQDGRQVAVWPKDVAKADVKFPSFVKLSN; encoded by the coding sequence ATGACGCTCGGTGTGGCCGCGACCACCGCGATGATGACAGCGTCAAGCGCGGCCAAAGCGGCAGATCCGATCAAGATCGGCGTGATCGCGGAAGCTCAGGCGATTGCCGGCGCATCCATTCCGCAGGCGGCGCAGCTCGCAGCGGACGAGATCAATGCGAAAGGCGGCGTCGAAGGCCGCAAGATCGAAATCGTCTCCTACGACAATCACTCCTCCTCGGCAGATTCAGTGCGAGCGTTCCAGCGCGCGGTGAACGAGGACAAGGTCAACGCGGTCATTGCCAGCTATATCAGCGAGGTCGTGCTGGCGCTCGAGCCCTGGGCTTCGCGGCTGAAGACGCCGTTCGTCACGCCTGGCGCAGCGTCAAACGAAATCAGCAAGAGCGTCCATAGCGACTACGCGAAGAACAAGTACACTTTCCACGGCTATCTGACCTCGGCGGCACTGGCGCTTTCGGTCTGCGATGCCGCCAAGGATCTGCTCGTCGACAAGATGCACATGAAGACCGCAGTCATCATGAGCGAGGACGCCGCCTGGACCAAGCCGCTCGACACCGGCTACGAAGAATGTCTACCCAAGATCGGGCTGAAAGTGCTCGACCACGTCCGCTTCTCGCCCGACACCACCGACTTCACGCCGATCTTCAACAAGATCGAGGGCTCCAAGCCGGATGTCATCATCACCGGCATTTCCCACGTCGGCGTGCAGCCGACGGTGCAGTGGAAAAACCAGCAAGTGCCGATTCCGATGTTCGGCATCTCCTCGCAGGCCACCAACGAGACCTTCGGCAAGGACACCAATCAGGCGGCCGAGGGCGTGCTCTATCAGGGCGTCTCCGGTCCAGGCGTCGCGGTGACGCCGAAGTCGGTGCCGTTCGCAGAAGCCTTCAAGAAGAAGTTCGGCAACTATCCCTCCTATGCCGGCTACACCGCCTATGACGAGGTCTACTATATCGCCGACGCGGTGAAGCGGGCTGGTTCGACCGACGCCGACAAGCTCGTCGATGCGCTGGAGAAGACCGACTGGGAAGGCACGATCGGCCGCGTCCAGTTCTACGGCAAGGACGATCCGTTCACCCACTCGATCAAGTACGGCAAGGGCCTGATCACCGGGCTGATGCTGCAATGGCAGGACGGCAGGCAGGTCGCGGTCTGGCCCAAGGACGTCGCGAAGGCCGACGTCAAGTTCCCGAGCTTCGTCAAGCTCAGCAATTAG
- a CDS encoding branched-chain amino acid ABC transporter permease, which yields MSNFFTSRLFFISIALVVIAATLPLYVSGYVLGLLTVAFYFGVFAMAWDLLFGFAGEVNFGPTFLIGVGAYTAGILNAQFGWSVYLCIVLGAVASVIAGLVLALPALRVRGPYFGLTTLVAVLMLQNFIVVFADLTGGEIGLTIPDVISINAGTNYWIALGFMTISAAILYGLSQSPIGLVLQASGQDPVQAGALGFNIVKHKLAAFIVSAFFSGLSGALLVFYFGTASVGTVVDVAVGVNVIVAAVLGGRRTVLGAALGAIFLIVAGEFLRPTGELATFIVSAVALLVVLFFPGGFLGAALSREARS from the coding sequence ATGTCCAACTTCTTCACCTCGCGCCTGTTCTTCATCTCGATCGCGCTCGTCGTCATTGCGGCAACGCTGCCGCTCTACGTCTCCGGCTACGTGCTCGGGCTACTGACCGTCGCCTTCTATTTCGGCGTGTTCGCGATGGCCTGGGATCTGTTGTTCGGCTTCGCAGGCGAAGTGAATTTCGGGCCGACCTTCCTGATCGGCGTCGGCGCCTACACCGCCGGCATCCTGAACGCCCAGTTCGGCTGGTCGGTCTATCTCTGTATCGTGTTGGGAGCGGTCGCCTCCGTGATCGCCGGCCTCGTGCTGGCGCTGCCGGCGCTGCGCGTGCGCGGACCGTATTTCGGCCTGACCACGCTGGTCGCGGTGCTGATGTTGCAGAACTTCATCGTCGTGTTCGCCGACCTCACCGGCGGCGAGATCGGGCTCACCATCCCCGACGTCATCAGCATCAACGCCGGCACCAACTACTGGATCGCGCTCGGCTTCATGACCATCTCGGCGGCCATCCTCTACGGCCTGTCGCAATCGCCCATCGGCCTCGTGCTGCAGGCGAGCGGCCAGGACCCGGTGCAGGCCGGCGCGCTCGGCTTCAACATCGTCAAGCACAAGCTCGCTGCCTTCATCGTCAGCGCGTTCTTCTCGGGGCTGTCGGGCGCGCTGCTGGTGTTCTACTTCGGCACCGCCTCGGTCGGCACCGTCGTCGACGTCGCCGTCGGCGTCAACGTGATCGTTGCGGCGGTGCTCGGCGGCCGGCGCACCGTGCTGGGCGCGGCGTTAGGGGCGATCTTCCTGATCGTCGCCGGCGAGTTCCTGCGCCCGACCGGCGAGCTCGCGACCTTCATCGTCTCGGCGGTCGCCCTGCTCGTCGTGCTGTTCTTCCCCGGCGGCTTCCTCGGAGCGGCCCTCTCGCGCGAGGCGCGTTCGTGA
- a CDS encoding ABC transporter substrate-binding protein: MRPSVLGSSLLASALVLCLAAPAYAQSNDPIKIGVIAEVQSIAGAATPGGAQIAADEINAKGGILGRKVEIVTYDNKSSSADSVRAFQRAVSEDKVSAVIASYISEVVLALEPWAARLKMPLITPGAASNEITKAIHNDYEKNKYTFHGYLTSAAQAQIVCDAAKDLLVDKLKFKTVAIMSEDAAWTKPLDVGYEACLPKAGLKVVEHVRFSPDTTDFTPIFNNIESKKPDVIVTGISHVGVQPTVQWKNQQVPIPMFGISAQALSPTFWKDTNGAADGIPSLAVATPDVAVTPKTKPFAAAFKAKFGSAPAYTGYTAYDEVYMITDAIKRAGSTDPDKMVAELEKTDYEGTIGKIQFYGKNDEFTHGIKSGPGAVTGLVFQWQDSKQVVVWPEKIAEGKLKFPNFVKLSQ, encoded by the coding sequence ATGCGACCTTCAGTTCTCGGCAGCAGCCTGCTCGCCTCCGCGCTGGTGCTGTGCCTCGCGGCGCCCGCCTACGCGCAGTCGAACGATCCGATCAAGATCGGCGTCATCGCCGAGGTGCAGTCGATCGCGGGTGCGGCGACGCCGGGTGGCGCGCAGATCGCCGCCGACGAGATCAACGCCAAGGGCGGCATTCTCGGCCGCAAGGTCGAGATCGTCACCTACGACAACAAGAGCTCCTCGGCGGATTCCGTGCGCGCCTTCCAGCGCGCGGTGAGCGAGGACAAGGTCTCCGCCGTGATCGCGAGCTACATCAGCGAGGTCGTGCTGGCACTGGAGCCCTGGGCGGCGCGGCTGAAGATGCCGCTGATCACGCCCGGCGCCGCCTCGAACGAGATCACCAAGGCGATCCACAACGACTATGAGAAGAACAAGTACACCTTCCACGGCTATCTGACGTCGGCCGCGCAGGCGCAGATCGTCTGCGACGCCGCCAAGGATCTCCTCGTCGACAAGCTCAAGTTCAAGACGGTCGCGATCATGAGCGAGGACGCCGCCTGGACCAAGCCGCTCGACGTCGGCTACGAGGCCTGCCTGCCGAAGGCAGGCCTGAAGGTGGTCGAGCACGTGCGCTTCTCGCCCGACACCACCGACTTCACGCCGATCTTCAACAACATCGAGAGCAAGAAGCCTGATGTGATCGTCACCGGCATCTCGCATGTCGGGGTGCAGCCGACCGTGCAGTGGAAGAACCAGCAGGTGCCGATCCCGATGTTCGGCATCTCCGCGCAGGCGCTGAGCCCGACCTTCTGGAAGGACACCAATGGCGCCGCCGACGGCATACCCTCGCTTGCGGTGGCTACTCCGGACGTTGCGGTGACCCCGAAGACCAAGCCGTTCGCGGCGGCGTTCAAGGCCAAGTTCGGTTCGGCGCCGGCCTATACCGGTTATACCGCCTATGACGAGGTCTACATGATCACCGACGCGATCAAGCGCGCCGGCTCGACCGATCCCGACAAGATGGTCGCCGAGCTGGAAAAGACCGACTACGAAGGCACGATCGGCAAGATCCAGTTCTACGGCAAGAACGACGAGTTCACCCACGGCATCAAGTCGGGGCCGGGCGCCGTGACGGGCCTCGTCTTCCAGTGGCAGGATTCCAAGCAGGTCGTGGTCTGGCCCGAGAAGATCGCGGAGGGCAAGCTGAAATTTCCGAACTTCGTGAAGCTATCGCAGTAA
- a CDS encoding SMP-30/gluconolactonase/LRE family protein, which yields MTRQETGEPAARYQEQREQDAALSRRTLVRGLALGAAATLAGPALAQTGPAAPPTTITTPPRDFGPRGAPTTYFWDPDIIAVDPSFNDLAQPNTAIKRLYTGVLWAEGPAWSAQGRYLLWSDIPNNRQMRWSEDDGRVSVFRTPSNNSNGNSFDFQGRQLSCEHLTRRVTRYEHDGTATVLCDNYNGKKLNSPNDVVAHPDGSYWFTDPPYGGQLYEGEPDAASGPSNAGGKLNPRIGQPAGFVPGKRELPTNCYRIDPSGRIDLVVTEEQVPDPNGLCFSPDYKKLYVASTGKGPGDTGPGGKGDIFVFDVGADNKLSNGKRFSDCVIDGVKCGPDGLRCDVNGNVWASSNAGRAVGYNGVTVWSPEGKLLGRIRLPEVCGNITFGGPKRNRLFMAASQSLYAVFTATQGAGPG from the coding sequence ATGACACGCCAGGAGACGGGTGAGCCAGCGGCTCGTTACCAAGAGCAGCGTGAGCAGGATGCCGCGCTTTCACGACGAACACTCGTCCGGGGGCTTGCGCTTGGCGCCGCGGCCACGCTCGCCGGCCCTGCGCTGGCCCAGACCGGACCCGCCGCACCGCCGACCACCATCACCACCCCGCCGCGCGATTTCGGCCCCCGCGGCGCGCCGACCACTTATTTCTGGGACCCCGACATCATCGCAGTCGATCCGTCCTTCAACGATCTCGCGCAGCCCAACACCGCGATCAAGCGCCTGTACACCGGCGTGCTGTGGGCCGAGGGCCCGGCGTGGAGCGCGCAAGGAAGATATCTGCTGTGGAGCGACATTCCCAACAACCGGCAGATGCGCTGGAGCGAGGACGACGGCCGCGTCAGCGTGTTTCGCACGCCCTCCAACAATTCCAACGGCAACTCCTTCGACTTCCAGGGCCGCCAGCTCTCCTGCGAGCACCTGACCCGCCGGGTGACGCGCTACGAGCATGACGGCACCGCCACCGTGCTCTGCGACAATTACAACGGCAAGAAGCTGAACTCGCCGAACGACGTGGTCGCACATCCCGACGGCAGCTACTGGTTCACCGATCCACCCTATGGCGGCCAACTCTATGAGGGCGAACCCGACGCCGCAAGCGGCCCGAGCAATGCGGGCGGAAAGCTCAATCCGCGGATCGGACAGCCCGCCGGCTTCGTCCCCGGCAAGCGCGAACTGCCGACCAATTGCTATCGCATCGATCCCTCAGGCCGCATCGATCTCGTCGTGACCGAGGAGCAGGTGCCGGACCCGAACGGCCTGTGCTTCTCGCCCGACTACAAGAAGCTCTACGTCGCCTCAACCGGCAAGGGACCGGGCGACACAGGCCCGGGCGGCAAAGGCGATATCTTCGTGTTCGACGTCGGGGCTGACAACAAGCTGTCCAACGGCAAGAGGTTCAGCGACTGCGTGATCGACGGCGTCAAATGCGGGCCAGACGGCCTGCGCTGCGACGTCAACGGCAATGTCTGGGCTTCCAGCAATGCCGGCCGCGCGGTCGGCTACAACGGCGTGACGGTGTGGTCACCGGAGGGCAAGCTGCTCGGGCGCATCCGCCTGCCGGAGGTGTGCGGCAACATCACCTTCGGCGGCCCCAAGCGCAACCGCCTGTTCATGGCCGCGAGCCAATCGCTCTACGCGGTGTTCACCGCAACGCAGGGCGCGGGCCCGGGCTGA
- a CDS encoding ABC transporter substrate-binding protein, which translates to MPTSRRQLLKGTAAAAATLSLDWTRAQAQAENLRVGLIYDLTGPFAAGGSVASSVGAQIAIDLVNEKGGIGGKTKIVPVAADSQSKADVAINEAERLISQEKIDIINGVYSSAHAVPMAAKVEQQKKILWITTAVSTAVFKDKNLQYVFRAQIHSDQYGQAFAGFLTEHAKARLGMEAKDVKVALIHEDGPYGVGVAAADEAYAKQAGIQVVLREGYSASAPDLSVLVTKLKRAKADVISHAGYNPDITLFLRQARESGLRFKMLFGAGAGYSQLDKLRATFGPDIDNFCNIDPVPAQLLDPAKLAPGMGELIKTMVSRYQTKTGATDVPPHCSMGFNQTWVLLNNVLPVAKEKYGSFEPEAIRKAALDVDIPAGGTIQGYGVKFFPPGTPLSGQNERSTPVVMQNAGEHISVVWPTNIKTRDPVFPLPKGSTYGA; encoded by the coding sequence ATGCCAACTTCACGCAGGCAGCTGCTGAAGGGTACGGCGGCTGCCGCCGCTACGCTCAGCCTCGATTGGACCAGGGCCCAGGCGCAGGCCGAGAATTTGCGCGTCGGCCTGATCTACGACCTCACCGGTCCCTTCGCCGCCGGCGGCTCGGTCGCCTCCTCGGTCGGCGCGCAGATCGCCATCGACCTCGTCAACGAGAAGGGCGGCATCGGCGGCAAGACCAAGATCGTGCCCGTCGCGGCGGACTCCCAGAGCAAGGCCGACGTTGCGATCAACGAGGCCGAGCGGCTGATCAGCCAGGAAAAGATCGACATCATCAACGGCGTCTATTCCAGCGCGCATGCGGTGCCGATGGCTGCAAAGGTCGAGCAGCAGAAGAAGATCCTCTGGATCACGACCGCGGTCTCGACCGCCGTGTTCAAGGACAAGAACCTGCAATACGTGTTTCGCGCGCAGATCCATTCGGATCAATACGGCCAGGCCTTCGCCGGCTTCCTCACCGAGCACGCGAAAGCCAGGCTCGGCATGGAGGCCAAGGACGTCAAGGTCGCGCTGATCCACGAAGACGGCCCCTATGGCGTCGGGGTCGCCGCGGCCGACGAGGCCTATGCCAAGCAGGCGGGCATCCAGGTGGTGCTGCGCGAAGGCTATTCGGCGTCCGCGCCCGACCTCTCGGTGCTCGTCACCAAGCTCAAGCGCGCCAAGGCGGACGTGATCTCGCACGCCGGCTACAACCCCGACATCACGCTGTTCCTGCGTCAGGCCCGCGAGAGCGGGTTGCGCTTCAAGATGCTGTTCGGGGCCGGCGCCGGCTACAGCCAGCTCGACAAGCTGCGCGCCACCTTCGGCCCCGACATCGACAATTTCTGCAACATCGATCCGGTGCCGGCGCAGCTGCTCGATCCCGCCAAGCTCGCGCCGGGCATGGGCGAGCTGATCAAGACCATGGTCTCGCGCTACCAGACCAAGACCGGCGCCACCGACGTGCCGCCGCACTGCTCGATGGGCTTCAACCAGACCTGGGTGCTGCTCAACAACGTGCTGCCGGTGGCCAAGGAGAAGTACGGCAGCTTCGAGCCGGAGGCGATCCGCAAGGCCGCGCTCGACGTCGATATTCCCGCCGGCGGCACCATCCAGGGCTACGGCGTGAAATTCTTCCCGCCGGGCACGCCGCTGTCCGGCCAGAACGAACGCTCGACCCCGGTGGTGATGCAGAACGCTGGCGAGCACATCTCGGTGGTGTGGCCGACCAACATCAAAACGCGGGACCCGGTATTCCCGCTGCCGAAGGGCTCGACCTACGGGGCGTAG